A portion of the Desertifilum tharense IPPAS B-1220 genome contains these proteins:
- a CDS encoding FecR domain-containing protein, whose amino-acid sequence MKQILPLVPLLFCVSALCHQSRADEVKSVQVRVHRWLEVTQLAGTVTYQAPQQSSEPARKGMRLQSVGDTLRTGNGSSAVLQVDTDIGTVNISANTTVRVQQLQLMPDGGRVTRLQVTGGQARFRVRRFNHPGSSLEIETPAGSSAVRGTEFGVSVHPDGKTGIATREGRILVEAQNQSLLVEAGQEVLLIPGLPPPGEPKPLTPLPQFNLRLLSALDDQTVRIVAQVDPLNLVKIAGLPQILTHDGQIDVIVPLPPDRRIQVIAIAPIGLQQVYELAVP is encoded by the coding sequence GTGAAACAGATATTGCCCCTCGTCCCTCTCCTGTTCTGCGTCAGTGCGCTGTGCCATCAAAGTCGTGCGGATGAAGTCAAAAGCGTACAAGTCCGCGTGCATCGCTGGTTAGAAGTCACTCAACTCGCAGGAACCGTTACCTATCAAGCTCCCCAGCAATCCTCAGAACCCGCCCGCAAAGGGATGCGACTGCAATCAGTCGGCGATACCCTGAGAACTGGGAATGGGTCTAGCGCCGTTTTGCAAGTCGATACCGACATTGGCACCGTCAATATTTCGGCGAATACCACCGTGCGCGTCCAGCAACTGCAACTGATGCCCGATGGGGGCCGAGTCACTCGCCTGCAAGTGACGGGCGGACAAGCCCGCTTCCGCGTCCGCAGATTTAACCATCCCGGTTCGAGTCTAGAAATTGAAACGCCCGCCGGATCGAGCGCCGTGCGCGGTACCGAATTTGGGGTCAGCGTTCATCCCGATGGGAAAACCGGCATTGCTACCCGCGAAGGCCGAATTTTAGTCGAAGCCCAAAATCAATCTTTGCTGGTGGAGGCCGGTCAAGAAGTGCTGCTCATCCCCGGCTTACCGCCTCCGGGAGAACCGAAGCCTTTAACCCCCTTACCCCAGTTTAATTTGCGACTGCTCTCAGCCCTTGACGACCAAACCGTCAGAATTGTCGCCCAAGTAGACCCGCTGAATTTAGTTAAAATTGCGGGCTTGCCCCAAATTCTGACCCACGATGGGCAGATTGATGTCATCGTTCCCCTACCGCCCGACCGTCGCATTCAGGTGATTGCGATCGCTCCCATAGGATTACAGCAAGTGTATGAACTGGCCGTTCCTTAA
- the rseP gene encoding RIP metalloprotease RseP yields MSVLAAIAVLAVLILVHELGHFLAARLQGIYANRFSLGFGPILWKYQGSETEYAIRAFPLGGFVGFPDDDPDSPIPPDDPNLLRNRPILDRAIVISAGVIANLVFAYIVLVALIGLQGVPENINYQPGVLIPEVLAETSPAAQAGIQAGDVVLAIEGQTLDANPDSIPLLQERIQSNPNQPLELTLERNSQRLSVQVIPEAGADGKGRIGVQLFPNGTPIYRRPSNPFEVLGLAADRFQNIVVRTAQGFAQLVTNFQSVAGQVGGPVRIVEEGAKFAQNDSANLLLFAAIISVNLAILNILPLPALDGGQLAFLLIEGLRGKPLPSKIQDGVMQTGLMLLLGLGVFLIVRDTAQLEFFQQFFQ; encoded by the coding sequence ATGTCCGTTTTGGCAGCGATCGCGGTGCTAGCAGTGCTAATCCTAGTTCACGAACTGGGTCACTTTCTAGCCGCTCGGCTTCAAGGAATTTACGCCAACCGTTTCTCTCTCGGTTTTGGGCCCATCTTGTGGAAATATCAAGGGTCAGAAACGGAATACGCCATCCGTGCTTTTCCCTTGGGCGGATTTGTGGGATTTCCCGACGACGACCCCGATAGCCCCATTCCTCCCGACGATCCCAATCTCCTGCGAAATCGCCCCATTCTCGACCGGGCCATTGTAATTAGCGCGGGCGTCATCGCCAATCTAGTTTTTGCTTATATTGTTTTAGTCGCCTTAATCGGTCTGCAAGGCGTTCCGGAAAATATTAACTATCAACCGGGTGTTTTAATTCCAGAAGTTCTCGCAGAAACCTCCCCCGCCGCCCAAGCAGGCATTCAAGCTGGGGATGTCGTTCTGGCGATTGAAGGTCAAACGCTGGATGCAAACCCTGACTCAATTCCACTCCTACAGGAAAGAATTCAGTCGAATCCGAACCAACCCCTAGAGTTAACCCTAGAACGCAATAGCCAGCGCTTGTCCGTGCAAGTGATCCCGGAAGCGGGTGCAGATGGTAAAGGTCGGATTGGGGTTCAACTGTTTCCCAATGGGACGCCGATTTATCGCAGACCCAGCAATCCTTTTGAGGTTTTGGGTTTAGCGGCTGACCGCTTTCAAAATATTGTGGTGCGAACGGCCCAAGGGTTTGCCCAGCTTGTCACCAACTTCCAATCCGTCGCCGGACAAGTTGGCGGCCCGGTGAGAATTGTGGAAGAAGGGGCAAAATTTGCTCAAAATGACTCGGCTAATCTGCTCCTATTTGCGGCGATTATTAGCGTTAACCTGGCAATTCTGAATATTTTACCCCTACCCGCTTTAGACGGCGGTCAGTTAGCGTTTCTATTAATTGAAGGTCTGCGAGGCAAACCGCTGCCCTCAAAGATTCAAGATGGCGTTATGCAAACGGGATTGATGCTGTTACTGGGCTTGGGTGTCTTCCTGATTGTCCGAGATACAGCCCAGCTTGAATTTTTTCAGCAGTTCTTTCAATAA
- a CDS encoding DUF3146 family protein gives MSSKPLPTTTAYVRVLRQSWQHGKIEGEVTANDYQWEFQWNFRGGKLSVRPSLGRALIQEPLGRFLEQRDYQLEPGGDYSFTIRAQL, from the coding sequence GTGAGTTCTAAACCTTTACCGACAACAACCGCTTACGTTCGCGTGCTGCGTCAGTCGTGGCAGCACGGCAAAATTGAAGGAGAAGTCACCGCTAATGATTATCAGTGGGAATTTCAATGGAACTTTCGAGGGGGGAAGCTTTCCGTTAGACCTTCCCTCGGACGCGCGTTAATTCAAGAGCCGCTAGGACGCTTTTTAGAACAGCGAGATTACCAGCTAGAACCTGGGGGCGATTATTCGTTTACCATTCGCGCTCAACTTTGA
- a CDS encoding lipopolysaccharide assembly protein LapB, which yields MTQKRDRTLVNIILILAVVALIGVSMIPLFGSAFSQRRTAQTTPSPTQVANPELDPAKRAELEAQARGYELVLQREPENQAALRGLLEARLQLVDIPGTIPPLEKLAELNPDQTNYAVLLAQAKQYAGDREGAATVYRQILASKPGDLNALQGFVDLQLQQNRPEAAIGLLQETLATAPQANQIQPGSVDTLSVKLLLGRVYAAQERYDEAIAIYDRAIEDDRADFRPVLGKAIILKTQGNNDQAKPLFESAASLAPAQYRDQIQQLATAENPLEPQAPQTVPAPSPDEAPQSE from the coding sequence GTGACGCAAAAACGCGATCGCACGTTAGTTAACATTATTCTGATTCTGGCTGTCGTTGCCCTGATTGGGGTATCGATGATCCCTCTATTTGGCAGCGCCTTTAGTCAAAGGCGAACCGCCCAAACGACGCCCTCGCCAACTCAAGTGGCAAATCCCGAACTCGATCCGGCCAAGCGAGCCGAACTCGAAGCCCAAGCACGCGGTTATGAATTAGTGCTTCAGCGGGAACCCGAAAATCAAGCGGCTTTGCGCGGACTGCTAGAAGCCAGATTGCAACTAGTTGATATTCCGGGTACCATTCCGCCCTTAGAAAAACTGGCAGAACTCAATCCCGACCAAACCAATTATGCCGTTTTATTAGCTCAAGCCAAACAGTATGCAGGCGACCGAGAAGGCGCTGCCACCGTTTATCGGCAAATTCTGGCTTCCAAACCCGGAGACCTCAACGCCCTGCAAGGATTTGTAGACTTGCAGTTGCAACAAAATCGACCCGAAGCAGCCATTGGCTTGCTGCAAGAAACCTTAGCCACAGCTCCCCAAGCCAACCAAATTCAACCCGGAAGCGTGGATACCCTTTCCGTTAAACTCTTATTAGGGCGAGTTTATGCCGCCCAAGAGCGTTATGATGAAGCGATCGCCATTTACGATCGCGCTATCGAAGACGATCGAGCAGATTTCCGTCCGGTTTTAGGTAAAGCGATTATCCTCAAAACCCAAGGAAACAACGACCAAGCTAAACCTCTGTTTGAAAGTGCTGCATCGCTAGCTCCAGCCCAGTACCGAGACCAAATTCAACAACTCGCCACTGCGGAGAACCCTCTAGAACCCCAGGCTCCACAAACCGTTCCCGCACCGAGTCCTGATGAAGCACCTCAATCGGAGTAA
- a CDS encoding glutathione S-transferase produces MLELYQFEMSQYSEKVRLMLDYKGLAYRKIEVTPGIGQIDVYRLSGQRQVPVLKDGTTVIADSTAIAFYLDRQYPDRPLIPTEPYPRGLCLMMEEWADESIGVKSRKALFGGLSQDQNFRTAVLPTSTPDIVKTIVGSVPSDILKMLGFGVGASPDEVKAAQDALRQDLEALSLILLDKPYLVGDRPTLADFAVAGLSILIKFPSGPYLDIPDNLKGKGIPGLADNPLYDSFFNWRDRLYADYRQASSTATRTSSSADAPTSIQID; encoded by the coding sequence ATGTTGGAGTTATATCAATTTGAGATGTCGCAATACTCTGAGAAAGTGCGGCTCATGTTGGACTATAAGGGACTGGCTTACCGCAAAATCGAAGTCACCCCAGGGATTGGTCAAATTGATGTGTATCGCTTATCGGGTCAGCGACAAGTCCCCGTTCTCAAAGATGGCACTACGGTCATTGCTGACTCAACGGCGATCGCATTTTACCTCGATCGCCAATATCCCGATCGCCCTTTGATCCCCACAGAACCCTACCCGCGCGGACTGTGCTTAATGATGGAAGAGTGGGCCGATGAATCGATTGGGGTGAAAAGTCGTAAGGCGTTGTTTGGTGGTTTGAGTCAAGACCAAAACTTCCGCACGGCCGTTTTACCAACTTCTACCCCCGATATTGTTAAAACCATTGTTGGCTCGGTACCCAGCGATATCCTCAAGATGTTGGGGTTTGGCGTGGGTGCGAGTCCGGATGAAGTGAAGGCGGCTCAAGATGCGCTCCGACAAGATTTAGAAGCCTTAAGCTTGATCTTGCTGGATAAGCCTTACCTGGTGGGCGATCGCCCGACGCTGGCCGATTTTGCGGTTGCGGGTTTGAGCATCCTGATTAAATTCCCTTCAGGCCCTTACCTCGATATCCCAGATAACCTCAAAGGAAAAGGCATTCCCGGTCTTGCAGATAACCCGCTTTACGATAGCTTCTTTAACTGGCGCGATCGCCTCTATGCAGACTATCGTCAAGCCTCCTCCACTGCAACCCGCACCAGTTCTAGCGCTGATGCTCCGACTTCCATCCAAATCGACTAG
- the nth gene encoding endonuclease III, producing MSITRQWAAKQQRALEILIRLKRLYPDACCTLNYETPVQLLVATILSAQCTDERVNQVTPALFARYPDAAALAGADLEDLERLVRSTGFYRNKAKNIQAACRTLATEYAGKVPKRMEQLLTLPGVARKTANVVLAHAYGINQGVTVDTHVKRLSQRLGLTEQTDPVRIERDLIRLLPQPDWENWSIRLIYHGRAVCKARKPECAVCDLADLCPSAELAPAETKKVNSV from the coding sequence ATGAGTATTACGCGTCAATGGGCCGCGAAACAACAACGGGCGCTTGAGATTTTAATTCGGCTCAAGCGTTTATATCCTGATGCTTGCTGTACTTTAAATTACGAGACGCCCGTACAGCTTTTAGTTGCAACAATTCTTTCGGCCCAATGTACCGACGAACGGGTCAATCAAGTCACCCCGGCTTTATTTGCCCGTTATCCTGATGCGGCGGCGCTGGCGGGTGCCGACCTCGAAGATTTAGAGCGTTTAGTTCGCTCTACGGGATTTTATCGGAACAAGGCGAAGAATATTCAGGCGGCTTGCCGGACTCTGGCGACGGAGTACGCGGGCAAGGTGCCGAAGCGCATGGAACAATTGTTAACCCTGCCTGGGGTTGCTCGCAAAACCGCTAACGTGGTTTTAGCCCACGCCTACGGCATTAACCAAGGCGTGACGGTGGATACTCACGTTAAGCGATTGAGCCAGCGTTTGGGGTTAACGGAGCAAACCGATCCGGTTCGGATTGAACGAGATTTGATCCGCCTGTTACCCCAACCCGATTGGGAAAACTGGTCTATTCGCTTAATCTACCACGGTCGGGCAGTCTGCAAAGCCCGCAAACCGGAATGCGCTGTTTGCGATTTAGCCGATTTGTGTCCTTCTGCTGAGTTAGCCCCTGCTGAGACAAAGAAAGTTAACTCTGTTTGA
- the rpsN gene encoding 30S ribosomal protein S14: protein MAKKSMIEREKRRQHLVDKYIDKRQELKEQFAQAETQQEKLEIHRQIQQLPRNSAPTRLRNRCWVTGRSRGYYRDFGVSRHVLREMAHEGLLPGVVKSSW, encoded by the coding sequence ATGGCTAAAAAGAGCATGATCGAGCGCGAAAAACGCCGTCAGCATCTCGTTGATAAGTATATTGACAAACGGCAAGAACTCAAAGAGCAGTTTGCTCAAGCTGAAACTCAACAAGAAAAACTCGAAATCCATCGTCAAATCCAACAACTCCCTCGCAATAGCGCGCCAACCCGCTTGCGGAACCGTTGTTGGGTAACAGGGCGTTCGAGAGGATACTATCGCGATTTTGGAGTTTCGCGTCACGTTCTGCGCGAAATGGCTCACGAGGGCTTGCTACCCGGTGTCGTTAAGTCAAGTTGGTAG
- the aat gene encoding leucyl/phenylalanyl-tRNA--protein transferase, translating into MQIDVLSIIEQYAQGYFLMASDFDETLAWYTSRSRALIPLDERFRYPKSLQRVLNQNRFSIAVNRDFRAVVEGCADRESTWISPALKEVYYALYQTGWAYSFETWQGDTLAGGILGIAIGGAFIGESMFFRIPDGSKVAMVKLVERLRERDFLVFDAQLSNPHLDRFGAYTVSDEEYQPLLQQALQRRCSIF; encoded by the coding sequence ATGCAGATTGATGTTTTATCCATCATTGAGCAGTATGCTCAGGGCTATTTTTTAATGGCCAGCGATTTTGACGAGACGCTAGCCTGGTATACGAGCCGATCGCGAGCCTTAATTCCCCTAGACGAGCGCTTCCGCTACCCCAAATCTTTACAGCGCGTTCTCAATCAAAATCGCTTCAGCATCGCAGTGAATCGGGATTTTAGGGCGGTTGTTGAAGGGTGCGCCGATCGCGAAAGCACTTGGATCTCGCCTGCTTTAAAAGAAGTTTATTACGCCCTGTATCAAACTGGATGGGCCTACAGTTTTGAAACCTGGCAAGGCGATACCCTTGCGGGGGGAATTTTAGGCATTGCCATTGGTGGGGCATTTATTGGGGAATCGATGTTTTTTCGGATTCCCGATGGTTCAAAAGTCGCAATGGTCAAGTTAGTGGAACGATTGCGCGAGCGAGATTTTCTGGTGTTTGATGCTCAACTGTCCAATCCCCACCTCGATCGATTTGGGGCGTATACCGTCAGCGATGAAGAATACCAGCCTTTATTGCAGCAAGCTTTACAGCGCCGTTGCTCGATTTTTTGA
- a CDS encoding EAL domain-containing protein, whose translation MNWPFLKTDLQRSRKRKPNLVWILPCLPGAIAAVVVAGLFQIGVWRPLEQIAYTALFRLRGPIAWDDRVVVIAIDEPSLKAIGRFPWSRQQYVRLIETLTPAQPSAIVMDLLFPESTPDDGALAEAMAEQGQVILAQSWDDTGAPLRPNATLRQGAIATGHVLKREDADGIARKVQSHIQGVPALGVVAAQVHSLVQEPVQFPTAETPLWVNWPGPVDQIQRYSFIETIQGRVPLENFQNKIVLVGATAATLDSLTTPYNRNPPANGVYLQAAIINNLLRNNFLHKQSDRWLSLILLLGGPGLSYVLVKTLDRYRQSNPSPFQASLALYFILPQLVWGVLSLTCFHWGYWPLVASPIALFTITGGAVIVADQFKTNALLAKSEERYALAVSGSNEGLWDWDLDAQKIYLAPRWKSLLGFAENEIEDVPEAWLDRVHPEDRDRLLNDICNHRLGITPHLENEHRLLHKDGSYRWMLCRGLAVRDAHQRAYRMAGSQTDITERKWAEEQLRYQAYHDTLTNLPNRAFFIDRLCQALKRVQQNPDAVFAVLFLDLDRFKLINDGLGHTVGDQLLVAIAQRLQSCLRPGDIVARLGGDEFTILLQQMHDISDATRVSERIQEAIALPFYLGTHEVFTTSSIGIVLSTIGYQKPEDLLRDADTAMYRAKARGKSCSQIFDKSMHAHVMAQLQLENDLRQAINDRAFQVYYQPIVALKNGQISGFEALVRWPHAERGMISPAEFIPLAEETGLIIALGWWVLHESCRQLSSWKKRLPHTRDLIMSVNLSGVQFVQPNLIERVERILRETELSGSNLKLEITESVVMINGESAVSLLDQLKALEIKLAIDDFGTGYSSFGRLHRLPIHTLKIDRSFVSRMDDPQSSEGWGIVKTIVSLAHYLGLDIVAEGVENQEQLAQLKAMGCEYGQGYFFSRPVDAIAAEALLTHTPHWIDPSLSSAS comes from the coding sequence ATGAACTGGCCGTTCCTTAAAACCGATCTTCAACGTTCCCGCAAACGCAAGCCCAATCTGGTTTGGATTTTACCGTGTTTGCCGGGAGCGATCGCCGCCGTTGTGGTTGCAGGTTTATTTCAGATTGGCGTTTGGAGACCCCTCGAACAGATTGCCTATACCGCTTTATTTCGCCTGCGAGGCCCGATTGCATGGGATGACCGGGTGGTGGTCATTGCCATTGACGAACCCAGCCTGAAAGCCATCGGTCGCTTTCCTTGGTCGCGCCAGCAATACGTCCGCCTGATTGAAACCCTCACGCCCGCTCAACCCAGCGCGATCGTGATGGACTTATTATTTCCCGAAAGCACCCCCGATGATGGGGCGCTAGCCGAGGCAATGGCAGAGCAAGGTCAGGTGATTTTAGCGCAATCCTGGGATGATACGGGGGCCCCGTTGCGACCCAATGCGACACTCCGGCAAGGCGCGATCGCCACCGGCCACGTCCTCAAGCGAGAAGATGCAGATGGCATTGCCCGTAAGGTGCAGTCCCACATTCAAGGCGTACCGGCCCTGGGCGTGGTGGCGGCTCAAGTTCACTCCCTCGTTCAAGAACCCGTTCAGTTTCCTACAGCGGAGACGCCCCTGTGGGTCAATTGGCCCGGCCCCGTTGACCAAATCCAACGCTATTCGTTTATTGAGACCATCCAAGGGCGAGTGCCCCTAGAGAACTTTCAAAACAAAATTGTCTTAGTTGGGGCAACCGCAGCCACCCTCGACTCGCTGACGACCCCCTACAATCGCAATCCCCCGGCCAATGGCGTGTATCTGCAAGCGGCGATTATTAATAACCTATTGCGGAATAACTTTTTACACAAACAGTCGGATCGCTGGTTGAGCCTGATTTTGCTCCTCGGCGGCCCCGGTTTGAGTTATGTTTTAGTCAAGACGCTCGATCGCTATAGACAAAGCAATCCTTCTCCTTTTCAAGCGTCTCTGGCGCTCTATTTCATCTTGCCGCAACTGGTTTGGGGAGTCCTGAGTTTAACCTGTTTCCATTGGGGCTATTGGCCGTTGGTGGCCTCCCCCATCGCCTTGTTTACGATCACAGGCGGCGCAGTCATTGTTGCCGATCAATTCAAAACCAATGCTTTGCTCGCCAAAAGTGAAGAGCGCTATGCTTTAGCGGTATCGGGTTCTAATGAGGGATTATGGGATTGGGACCTCGACGCCCAGAAAATCTATTTAGCCCCGCGCTGGAAGTCTCTGTTAGGCTTTGCTGAAAACGAAATTGAGGATGTGCCGGAAGCTTGGTTAGATCGCGTGCATCCAGAAGACCGCGATCGCCTCCTCAATGATATCTGCAACCATCGTCTGGGCATTACCCCCCATTTAGAAAACGAACATCGGCTTTTACACAAAGATGGCAGCTATCGCTGGATGCTGTGTCGCGGTTTAGCCGTGCGCGATGCTCATCAGCGCGCCTACCGCATGGCCGGATCGCAAACTGATATTACCGAACGCAAGTGGGCTGAAGAACAACTCCGCTATCAGGCCTATCACGATACCTTAACGAACTTACCCAACCGCGCTTTTTTTATCGATCGCCTCTGCCAAGCGCTTAAGCGGGTTCAACAGAATCCCGATGCAGTTTTTGCCGTGCTGTTTCTCGACCTCGACCGCTTTAAGCTAATTAATGATGGTTTGGGACATACGGTAGGCGATCAGTTGCTGGTGGCGATCGCCCAGCGCTTGCAGAGTTGTTTGCGCCCTGGCGATATTGTGGCTCGCTTGGGGGGCGATGAGTTCACGATTTTGCTGCAACAGATGCACGATATCAGCGATGCCACGCGGGTGAGCGAGCGGATTCAAGAGGCGATCGCGCTCCCGTTTTATTTAGGAACTCACGAAGTCTTTACGACAAGCAGTATTGGGATTGTTCTGAGTACCATCGGTTATCAAAAACCTGAAGATTTACTGCGCGATGCAGATACGGCGATGTATCGCGCCAAAGCCAGGGGTAAATCTTGTTCGCAAATCTTTGATAAATCCATGCACGCCCATGTTATGGCTCAATTGCAACTGGAAAATGACTTGCGACAGGCAATTAACGATCGCGCATTCCAGGTTTACTATCAACCGATTGTTGCTCTAAAAAATGGTCAAATTAGCGGTTTTGAAGCCCTGGTGCGGTGGCCCCATGCCGAGCGCGGGATGATTTCTCCCGCAGAATTTATTCCCCTGGCTGAAGAAACCGGGTTAATTATTGCTTTGGGGTGGTGGGTGCTGCATGAATCTTGCCGTCAATTAAGCAGTTGGAAAAAACGCCTGCCTCACACTCGCGATTTAATCATGAGTGTGAATTTATCGGGGGTTCAATTCGTTCAACCCAACTTAATTGAAAGAGTTGAACGCATTTTGCGCGAGACTGAATTATCAGGAAGCAATCTCAAGTTAGAAATTACCGAAAGCGTGGTAATGATTAATGGCGAGTCGGCGGTTTCTTTGCTCGATCAACTCAAAGCGTTAGAGATTAAACTGGCAATTGATGATTTTGGAACGGGATATTCTTCCTTTGGACGGTTGCACCGTTTACCCATTCATACTTTAAAAATAGATCGGTCGTTTGTGAGTCGCATGGACGATCCGCAAAGCTCTGAAGGCTGGGGGATCGTTAAAACCATCGTCTCGTTAGCGCATTATTTAGGTTTAGATATTGTTGCAGAAGGCGTAGAAAATCAAGAACAGCTCGCTCAGCTTAAAGCAATGGGTTGCGAGTATGGGCAAGGTTACTTTTTTTCTAGGCCTGTCGATGCGATCGCGGCTGAAGCATTACTCACCCATACCCCTCATTGGATAGACCCCAGTCTCTCATCCGCCTCCTAA
- a CDS encoding rhodanese-like domain-containing protein: MSGLNSSIAQISVEELAVRLVSSPDNLQLIDVREPEEIAIAHVPGFAILPLSQYSQWSEEIHQRFDKQVETIVMCHHGVRSAQMCQWLQNQGFTQVKNLAGGIDAYSLLVDPAVPRY; encoded by the coding sequence ATGTCAGGCTTAAATTCATCTATTGCACAAATTAGCGTTGAAGAGTTGGCTGTGCGTCTGGTATCCTCGCCGGACAATTTGCAGTTGATTGACGTGCGCGAACCGGAAGAAATCGCGATCGCCCATGTGCCAGGGTTTGCTATTCTCCCTTTAAGTCAATATTCCCAGTGGTCTGAGGAAATTCACCAGCGTTTTGACAAACAGGTTGAAACGATCGTCATGTGCCATCATGGCGTGCGCTCGGCTCAGATGTGTCAATGGTTGCAGAATCAAGGGTTTACTCAGGTTAAAAACTTAGCAGGAGGCATTGACGCTTACTCGCTCCTCGTCGATCCCGCCGTTCCTCGGTACTAG
- a CDS encoding DUF3598 family protein, protein MIENLSQWDCLLKNLGTWEGSFTQFSPAGELIEDTPSVVTLEGLNQNQTIRQTITRFPRDRDKQESVLEYSSLGRGVLFCSTGAFSQGSTQWGPFSEFGAELGLIADNRRLRLVQLYNREAQLDRLTLIRETRQGTQPTPSPELTVDQLKGVWQGEAVTVYPDWRSPLSYPTHLRLQQLDSHRLVQQLSFGETTLTSITSTATIEPHRLLFEQSEPKLQVLFLPNGVSSTCPLSIQPGQPFFLEVGWLISANSRQRLIRHYNEKGEWVSLTLVTEHRSKNRATAL, encoded by the coding sequence ATGATTGAAAACTTAAGTCAGTGGGACTGTTTGCTTAAAAATTTAGGAACTTGGGAAGGTTCATTTACCCAATTTTCTCCGGCGGGAGAACTCATTGAAGATACCCCTTCGGTCGTTACCCTAGAAGGTCTAAACCAAAATCAAACGATTCGCCAAACCATTACCCGCTTTCCCCGCGATCGCGACAAACAAGAGTCTGTTTTAGAATACAGTTCTCTCGGTCGAGGAGTCCTATTTTGCTCAACAGGTGCTTTTTCCCAAGGCTCAACCCAGTGGGGACCGTTTTCCGAATTTGGCGCGGAGTTGGGATTGATTGCAGATAACCGTCGCCTGCGCCTGGTACAACTTTACAACCGCGAGGCACAACTCGATCGGCTGACGTTGATTCGCGAAACGCGCCAAGGCACTCAACCCACTCCTAGCCCAGAGCTAACGGTAGACCAGCTTAAGGGAGTTTGGCAAGGGGAAGCTGTGACGGTGTATCCCGATTGGCGATCGCCCCTATCCTATCCCACTCATTTACGCTTGCAACAACTCGATTCCCATCGTCTAGTTCAACAACTCAGCTTTGGGGAAACCACCCTCACCTCAATCACTTCTACGGCTACGATTGAACCCCATCGCCTGCTATTCGAGCAAAGCGAACCCAAGCTCCAGGTGTTATTTTTACCCAATGGGGTTTCTTCTACCTGTCCTTTATCCATTCAACCCGGTCAACCCTTCTTTTTAGAAGTGGGGTGGTTAATTTCTGCCAACTCTCGCCAGCGCCTCATCCGCCACTATAACGAAAAAGGAGAATGGGTAAGCCTCACCTTGGTGACGGAACATCGCTCAAAAAATCGAGCAACGGCGCTGTAA
- the hrcA gene encoding heat-inducible transcriptional repressor HrcA, which yields MKVNLNERQQRVLKATVSHYIATAEPVGSKALVEEYDFSVSPATIRSCLGFLEKSGLLYQPHTSAGRVPSDSGYRVYVDQLIAPNEATARQVELTLSKKLNWENWSLEALLRSAAQTLSNISGYITLITMPQTAIARLRHIQLIQIEPERVMLVVVTDSYETHSTLMELPKHPDGSVVDAERIERELPILSNFLNSHLRGRSLTEISHLDWSELDREFQRYAECLRSLLADLIRRSQSPVSTPIWMSGVAEVLRQPEFAQLQQVQTLLQLLEEEPMQLLPLIFDDPFETEVPGKRVNVWIGTENPLEPMQTCTLIASTYRKGSVPVGSVGVLGPTRMVYENAIAVVEATADYLSEVLS from the coding sequence GTGAAAGTTAACCTGAACGAACGTCAGCAGCGGGTTCTTAAGGCAACTGTAAGTCATTACATTGCAACGGCGGAACCTGTAGGTTCTAAAGCATTGGTGGAAGAATATGATTTCTCGGTTAGTCCAGCCACGATTCGGTCTTGTTTGGGCTTTTTAGAAAAATCAGGTCTGCTCTATCAACCCCACACGTCCGCCGGACGCGTTCCCTCTGACTCTGGCTATCGCGTTTATGTAGATCAATTAATTGCACCCAATGAAGCCACAGCGCGTCAGGTGGAATTGACGCTCTCGAAAAAACTCAATTGGGAAAATTGGAGCCTAGAAGCCTTGTTGCGCTCGGCAGCGCAGACGCTCTCGAATATTAGCGGGTATATTACCTTAATTACGATGCCCCAAACTGCGATCGCCCGCTTGCGTCACATCCAGTTGATTCAGATTGAACCGGAACGGGTGATGCTTGTGGTGGTGACGGATAGCTACGAGACGCACTCAACGCTGATGGAGTTACCGAAACATCCCGATGGAAGCGTTGTGGATGCTGAGAGGATTGAACGGGAATTGCCAATTCTTTCTAATTTTCTCAATTCTCACTTGCGAGGGCGATCGCTCACAGAGATTTCTCATCTAGATTGGTCGGAGTTAGACCGAGAGTTTCAACGCTATGCGGAGTGTTTGCGCTCTTTACTCGCCGATTTAATTCGCCGTTCCCAATCTCCGGTATCGACTCCCATTTGGATGAGTGGCGTGGCTGAGGTGTTGCGTCAGCCAGAGTTTGCTCAACTTCAGCAGGTGCAAACCTTGTTACAGTTGCTCGAAGAGGAACCGATGCAACTGTTACCGCTGATTTTTGACGATCCTTTTGAGACAGAAGTCCCTGGAAAGCGCGTGAATGTTTGGATTGGGACGGAAAATCCCCTCGAACCGATGCAAACTTGTACGTTGATTGCGTCCACCTATCGTAAAGGTTCGGTTCCGGTGGGTAGCGTCGGTGTCTTAGGGCCCACTCGCATGGTTTACGAAAATGCGATCGCGGTGGTTGAAGCGACGGCTGATTACCTTTCAGAGGTTCTATCTTAG